From Budorcas taxicolor isolate Tak-1 chromosome 19, Takin1.1, whole genome shotgun sequence, the proteins below share one genomic window:
- the LOC128065079 gene encoding olfactory receptor 3A1, with product MQPKPGANGTAVTEFILLGLVETPGLWPALFVLFVLAYLVTVGGNLSILAAILVEPKLHTPMYFFLGNLSVLDIGCITVTVPSMLGRLLSHKRTVPYAACLSQLFFFHLLVGVDCFLLTAMAYDRFLAICRPLTYSTRMSPTVQRILVAVSWACAFSNALTHTVAISTLNFCGPSVINHFYCDLPQLFQLSCSSTQLNELLLFGVGFIMAGTPLALVVTSYIHVAAAVLQIRSAEGRKKAFSTCGSHLTVVAIFYGSGIFNYMRLGSAKLSDKDKAVGIFNTVANPMLNPIIYSLRNPDVQGALWRVIEGRWSLA from the coding sequence ATGCAGCCAAAACCTGGGGCCAATGGAACAGCTGTTACTGAATTCATCCTGCTGGGGTTGGTGGAGACACCAGGGCTGTGGCCAGCTCTCTTTGTACTCTTCGTCCTTGCCTACCTTGTCACTGTCGGGGGCAACCTCAGCATCCTGGCAGCCATCTTGGTGGAGCCCAaactccacacccccatgtacttcttcctgggGAACCTATCAGTGCTGGACATTGGGTGCATCACCGTCACCGTTCCCTCGATGCTGGGTCGTCTCTTGTCCCACAAGCGCACAGTTCCCTATGCAGCCTGCctctcacagcttttcttcttccACCTCCTGGTTGGGGTGGACTGCTTCTTGTTGACAGCCATGGCCTATGACCGATTCCTGGCCATCTGCCGACCCCTCACTTACAGCACCCGCATGAGCCCGACAGTCCAGAGGATACTGGTGGCTGTGTCCTGGGCTTGTGCCTTCTCAAATGCACTGACCCACACTGTAGCCATATCCACACTCAACTTCTGTGGTCCCAGTGTGATCAACCACTTCTACTGTGACCTCCCGCAGCTCTTCCAGCTCTCCTGCTCCAGCACCCAGCTCAACGAGCTGCTGCTCTTTGGCGTGGGTTTCATAATGGCAGGTACCCCCCTGGCTCTTGTTGTCACCTCCTACATTCATGTGGCAGCTGCGGTTCTACAAATTCGCTCAgcagagggcaggaagaaagCCTTCTCCACGTGTGGCTCCCACCTCACGGTGGTTGCCATATTCTATGGTTCAGGTATCTTTAACTACATGCGACTAGGTTCAGCCAAGCTTTCAGATAAGGATAAAGCTGTTGGAATTTTTAACACTGTAGCCAACCCCATGCTGAATCCAATCATCTACAGCCTCAGGAACCCTGATGTTCAGGGTGCCCTCTGGCGGGTGATCGAGGGGAGGTGGTCACTGGCGTGA